In the genome of Altererythrobacter sp. TH136, one region contains:
- the glyS gene encoding glycine--tRNA ligase subunit beta, giving the protein MSAADFLLELRCEEIPARMQKGARADLEKLFRAQMDAAGVPLGEITVWSTPRRLALIARGLLQATQAVSEETKGPRTTAPDQALEGFLRTTGLSKDQLTDRDGVWFAIVEKPGRAVREVLADAIPAIVRAFPWPKSMRWGAASLSTESPRWVRPLSGIVAILGEDLVECQVGEIASGYMTLGHRFHHSGPITIGGADDYQEKLRACHVIVDHAEREALVRELSRAAALAAGLTLIEDEGLVVENAGLTEWPVPLLGRFDEAFLDVPPEVIQLTARVNQKYFVCEDAAGKLANAFVCTANIEAADGGAAIVDGNRKVLAARLSDARFFWEQDRKTSLADHAKKLERITFHEKLGTVADKVERVAKLARWLVEEGIVKGADPEQAEQAARLAKADLVTEMVGEFPELQGLMGGYYARADGLPDAVANAIRDHYKPVGQGDGVPTAPVTVAVSLADKLDTLRSFFEVDEKPTGSKDPFALRRAALGIIRLVQDNQLRLPIAHGDLLDFFADRLKVQQREAGVRHDLIDAVFALGGEDDLVRLLARVHALQAFMATEDGANLLAGYKRAANILKKEDWHGSEGEIARTGEEDPLALVDDPDLAPVIAAKMAERRENALSYTPEPAEVALIQALDSAEPTASRAVEAEDFGAAMSALASLRAPIDAFFDSVTVNDPDAAKRAARLDLLARLRDAVHRVADFSRIEG; this is encoded by the coding sequence GTGAGCGCCGCCGACTTCCTGCTCGAACTGCGCTGCGAGGAAATCCCCGCCCGCATGCAGAAGGGCGCGCGCGCCGACCTCGAAAAGCTGTTCCGCGCCCAGATGGACGCCGCCGGCGTGCCGCTGGGCGAGATCACCGTATGGTCCACACCGCGCCGCCTCGCGCTGATCGCGCGCGGCTTACTGCAAGCGACGCAGGCGGTCAGCGAGGAGACCAAGGGCCCCCGCACCACCGCGCCCGATCAGGCGCTTGAGGGGTTCCTGCGAACGACCGGGCTGTCGAAGGACCAACTGACCGACCGCGACGGGGTGTGGTTCGCCATTGTGGAGAAACCCGGCCGCGCCGTGCGCGAGGTGCTGGCTGACGCGATCCCCGCGATCGTGCGCGCGTTTCCCTGGCCCAAGTCCATGCGCTGGGGCGCGGCTTCGCTTTCGACCGAGAGCCCGCGCTGGGTGCGGCCGCTGTCGGGCATCGTCGCGATCCTCGGCGAAGACCTGGTCGAGTGTCAGGTGGGCGAGATCGCCAGCGGATACATGACGCTGGGCCACCGCTTCCACCACTCCGGCCCGATCACCATCGGCGGGGCGGATGACTACCAGGAAAAGCTGCGCGCCTGCCACGTGATCGTCGATCACGCGGAGCGCGAGGCGCTGGTCCGCGAGTTGAGCCGCGCCGCCGCGCTTGCCGCAGGGCTGACGCTGATCGAGGACGAAGGGCTGGTGGTCGAGAACGCCGGCCTCACCGAATGGCCGGTGCCGCTGCTCGGCCGCTTTGACGAAGCGTTCCTCGACGTCCCGCCCGAAGTGATCCAGCTCACCGCGCGGGTGAACCAGAAGTACTTCGTGTGCGAAGACGCGGCGGGCAAGCTCGCCAACGCGTTCGTTTGCACCGCCAACATCGAGGCGGCTGACGGCGGCGCGGCGATCGTCGACGGCAACCGCAAGGTCCTGGCCGCGCGCCTGTCCGACGCGCGCTTTTTCTGGGAGCAGGACCGCAAGACGTCGCTGGCCGACCACGCGAAGAAGCTCGAGCGGATCACCTTCCACGAGAAGCTCGGAACCGTCGCTGACAAGGTCGAGAGGGTCGCCAAGCTGGCGCGCTGGCTGGTCGAGGAAGGCATCGTCAAAGGCGCCGATCCAGAACAGGCCGAGCAAGCCGCACGCCTTGCCAAGGCAGACCTCGTCACTGAAATGGTCGGAGAATTTCCCGAACTACAGGGACTTATGGGTGGCTATTATGCCCGCGCCGATGGCTTGCCGGATGCCGTGGCCAATGCCATCCGCGACCACTACAAGCCGGTCGGGCAGGGCGATGGTGTGCCCACTGCGCCGGTGACGGTGGCGGTAAGTTTGGCAGACAAGCTTGATACGCTGCGCAGCTTCTTCGAAGTCGATGAGAAGCCAACCGGGTCGAAAGATCCTTTCGCGCTTCGCCGGGCGGCATTGGGCATCATCCGGCTCGTCCAGGACAATCAGCTGCGTTTGCCGATCGCGCACGGCGACCTGCTCGACTTCTTCGCAGACCGTCTCAAGGTCCAGCAACGCGAGGCCGGCGTTCGGCACGACCTGATCGATGCCGTTTTCGCGCTCGGCGGCGAGGACGATCTTGTCCGCCTGCTCGCCCGCGTTCATGCGCTCCAAGCGTTCATGGCGACCGAGGACGGCGCCAACCTGCTCGCCGGTTACAAGCGTGCGGCCAATATCCTCAAGAAGGAGGACTGGCACGGTTCGGAGGGCGAGATCGCCCGCACCGGCGAGGAAGACCCGCTCGCCCTGGTAGACGATCCCGATCTTGCACCGGTGATCGCCGCCAAGATGGCGGAGCGGCGCGAGAATGCGCTTTCCTACACCCCCGAACCTGCGGAAGTAGCGCTGATCCAGGCGCTGGATTCGGCCGAGCCTACCGCAAGCCGTGCGGTCGAGGCGGAAGACTTCGGCGCGGCGATGTCGGCGCTCGCTTCGCTGCGGGCGCCGATCGATGCGTTCTTTGACAGCGTGACCGTGAACGATCCCGATGCCGCCAAGCGCGCGGCGCGGCTGGACCTGCTGGCGCGCCTGCGCGACGCGGTTCATCGGGTGGCGGATTTCAGCCGGATCGAAGGATAG
- a CDS encoding 50S ribosomal protein L25/general stress protein Ctc — MSDALTLPAEARERAGKGASRVLRREGRVPAVIYGGNEEPTPIHVEAKELVRQLGTGHFMNSIVMIDIGGRSVRAIPKDVAFDPVSDRPIHVDFLRLSKDSKIQVAVPVLFTNEEASPGLKRGGVLNVVRHELELVCESDKIPDDITIDVTGKEIGDSIHISEVTLPAGAESAITDRDFTIATLVAPSALKRAEGEGDADEVPATEQGGDAPAAGE; from the coding sequence ATGAGCGACGCTCTGACCCTGCCGGCTGAGGCGCGCGAGCGGGCTGGCAAGGGAGCCTCCCGTGTATTGCGCCGTGAAGGCCGTGTTCCCGCCGTGATCTACGGCGGCAATGAAGAACCCACTCCCATCCACGTCGAGGCGAAAGAACTGGTCCGCCAGCTTGGCACCGGCCACTTCATGAACTCGATCGTGATGATCGACATCGGCGGCCGGTCCGTCCGTGCGATCCCCAAGGACGTGGCGTTCGATCCGGTGAGCGATCGCCCGATCCATGTCGACTTCCTGCGCCTGTCGAAGGATTCCAAGATTCAGGTCGCCGTGCCGGTCTTGTTCACGAACGAAGAAGCCAGCCCCGGCCTCAAGCGCGGCGGCGTGCTGAACGTCGTCCGTCACGAGCTGGAACTGGTGTGCGAATCGGACAAGATTCCCGACGACATCACCATCGACGTGACCGGCAAGGAAATCGGCGATTCGATCCACATCAGCGAGGTGACCCTGCCCGCCGGTGCGGAAAGCGCGATCACCGACCGCGACTTCACCATCGCGACGCTGGTCGCCCCCTCGGCGCTCAAGCGCGCTGAAGGCGAAGGCGATGCCGACGAGGTTCCCGCCACCGAGCAGGGCGGCGACGCGCCTGCGGCTGGCGAATAA
- the ppdK gene encoding pyruvate, phosphate dikinase, with product MTRTVYTFGGRAVHEDPRARDKTIVGGKGANLAEMAGIGLPVPPGFTITTEECVRYLAEGGDFSGDLQETVANALQHIEKTVGKRFGDPADPMLVSVRSGARVSMPGMMDTVLNLGLNDQTVQGLAVVSGDERFAWDSYRRFIQMYSDVVLGLDHGLFEEALEIAKEDKGLYADTEMEAEDWQALVAQYRTIVEEELGQPFPQDVTEQLWGAIRAVFDSWDSDRAKVYRRLNDIPAGWGTAVNVQAMVFGNMGETSATGVAFTRDPATGERAYYGEWLVNAQGEDVVAGIRTPQYLTRAARTRANAKPLSMEEAMPQAYAELARVFDILELHYRDMQDIEFTVERGKLWMLQTRSGKRTAKAALKMAVDMAGEGLIDEKTAILRVDPMALDQLLHPTLDPQAPRDVLTTGLPASPGAASGKIVLDADTAESWAARGEKVILVRVETSPEDIHGMHAAQGILTARGGMTSHAAVVARGMGRCCVSGASAVQIDRAARTLRIGGRELAEGDVLTLDGSTGQVMAGVVDTIEPELAGDFGVLMEWADRHRRMAVRANAETPGDCRMARQFGAEGIGLCRTEHMFFDASRISAVRQMILAEDEAGRRKALSKLLPEQRADFAQIFEVMAGLPCTIRLLDPPLHEFLPHDDAEFADLGEATGFGVDHLKRRAAELHEFNPMLGHRGCRLGITYPEIYEMQARAIFEAACDVAAASGAAPVPEVMIPLIATKRELEILRALVDRVAAEVFAEKGRSVDFLVGTMIELPRAALMAHEIAEEALFFSFGTNDLTQTTLGLSRDDAGRFLGAYVDQGIFARDPFVSLDVEGVGELVRLAAERGRSTRADIKLGICGEHGGDPASIQFCESVGLDYVSASPYRVPIARLAAAQAALRA from the coding sequence ATGACCAGAACCGTCTACACCTTCGGCGGCCGCGCCGTGCACGAGGATCCGCGCGCCCGGGACAAGACGATCGTGGGCGGGAAGGGTGCCAACCTCGCCGAAATGGCCGGCATCGGCTTGCCCGTGCCTCCCGGCTTCACCATCACCACCGAAGAATGCGTCCGCTACCTAGCCGAAGGCGGCGACTTCTCAGGCGATCTGCAAGAAACCGTCGCCAACGCGCTGCAACATATCGAGAAAACGGTCGGCAAGCGGTTCGGCGACCCGGCCGATCCGATGCTGGTGTCGGTCCGCTCCGGCGCGCGGGTGTCGATGCCGGGCATGATGGACACGGTGCTCAACCTCGGTCTCAACGACCAGACCGTGCAGGGCCTCGCTGTCGTCAGCGGGGATGAGCGCTTTGCCTGGGACAGCTACCGGCGATTCATCCAGATGTATTCCGACGTGGTCCTTGGCCTCGACCATGGGCTGTTTGAAGAGGCGCTGGAAATCGCCAAGGAAGACAAGGGTCTCTACGCCGATACCGAGATGGAGGCTGAAGACTGGCAGGCGCTGGTCGCGCAGTACCGGACCATCGTCGAGGAGGAACTAGGCCAGCCGTTCCCGCAGGACGTGACCGAGCAGCTGTGGGGCGCGATCCGGGCGGTGTTCGACAGCTGGGACAGCGACCGGGCCAAGGTCTATCGCCGGCTCAACGACATCCCCGCCGGCTGGGGGACCGCGGTCAACGTACAGGCCATGGTGTTCGGCAACATGGGCGAGACGAGCGCCACCGGCGTCGCCTTCACCCGCGACCCCGCCACCGGCGAGCGCGCCTACTACGGCGAATGGCTGGTCAATGCGCAAGGGGAGGACGTCGTCGCCGGCATCCGCACTCCCCAGTACCTCACCCGCGCCGCCCGGACACGCGCCAACGCCAAGCCGCTCAGCATGGAAGAGGCGATGCCCCAGGCCTATGCCGAGCTTGCCCGGGTGTTTGACATCCTGGAACTCCACTACCGCGACATGCAGGACATCGAGTTCACCGTCGAACGGGGCAAGCTGTGGATGCTCCAGACCCGCTCCGGAAAGCGTACTGCCAAGGCTGCGCTCAAGATGGCGGTCGACATGGCGGGCGAGGGGCTGATCGACGAAAAGACCGCGATCCTGCGGGTCGATCCGATGGCGCTCGATCAGTTGCTTCACCCCACGCTCGATCCCCAGGCTCCGCGCGATGTCCTCACCACCGGCTTGCCCGCGAGCCCCGGCGCCGCGTCGGGCAAGATCGTGCTTGACGCCGATACCGCGGAAAGCTGGGCCGCGCGCGGCGAGAAGGTCATTCTCGTGCGTGTGGAGACCAGTCCCGAGGACATCCACGGGATGCATGCGGCGCAAGGCATCCTTACCGCGCGCGGCGGCATGACGTCACACGCGGCGGTTGTCGCGCGCGGGATGGGGCGCTGCTGCGTCTCGGGCGCTTCTGCCGTGCAGATCGACCGCGCAGCCCGCACGCTGCGCATTGGGGGGCGCGAACTGGCCGAAGGCGATGTGCTGACCCTCGACGGCAGCACAGGGCAGGTCATGGCGGGGGTGGTCGACACGATCGAACCCGAACTGGCCGGCGACTTCGGCGTGCTGATGGAGTGGGCCGATCGCCATCGCCGAATGGCCGTGCGCGCCAATGCCGAAACGCCGGGCGACTGCCGAATGGCGCGCCAGTTCGGCGCCGAGGGCATCGGTCTCTGCCGTACCGAGCACATGTTCTTCGATGCCAGCCGTATCAGCGCCGTGCGCCAGATGATCCTGGCCGAAGACGAGGCTGGCCGGCGCAAGGCCCTGAGCAAGCTGCTACCCGAACAGAGGGCGGATTTCGCGCAGATCTTCGAGGTGATGGCCGGCCTGCCGTGCACGATCCGCTTGCTCGACCCCCCGCTGCACGAGTTTCTGCCGCACGACGACGCCGAGTTCGCCGACCTGGGCGAGGCCACCGGCTTTGGCGTCGATCACCTCAAGCGCCGCGCGGCCGAGTTACACGAATTCAATCCGATGCTTGGCCATCGGGGTTGCCGGCTCGGGATCACCTATCCCGAAATCTACGAGATGCAGGCGCGTGCCATTTTCGAAGCCGCATGCGATGTCGCCGCGGCATCGGGCGCGGCGCCAGTCCCCGAGGTGATGATCCCGTTGATCGCCACCAAGCGCGAACTGGAGATTCTGCGTGCGCTGGTGGACCGCGTGGCCGCTGAAGTGTTCGCCGAGAAGGGCAGATCGGTCGACTTTCTGGTGGGTACGATGATCGAGCTCCCACGCGCTGCCCTCATGGCTCACGAGATTGCCGAAGAGGCACTGTTCTTTTCGTTCGGCACCAATGACTTGACGCAGACTACTCTCGGCTTGTCGAGGGATGATGCAGGCCGCTTCCTGGGGGCCTACGTCGATCAGGGGATTTTTGCGCGTGACCCTTTCGTCAGCCTGGATGTCGAGGGCGTCGGCGAACTGGTCCGCCTCGCTGCCGAGCGCGGGCGGTCGACCCGGGCCGACATCAAGCTGGGCATCTGCGGCGAGCACGGCGGCGATCCCGCGTCGATCCAGTTCTGCGAGAGCGTGGGGCTCGATTACGTCTCCGCCAGTCCCTATCGCGTGCCGATTGCGCGGCTGGCGGCAGCTCAGGCGGCGCTGCGCGCCTGA
- a CDS encoding methyltransferase domain-containing protein, translating into MTDAAPPTIFSARRRAARAARAQVLQQQADAAQWLGEAMVEDMLDRIAFMRLEPARVLILGVGSTTLGRALERDGIRVTVAEPEAIDLERPMPFGDFGLIVSLAALDVINDLPGALIHQRAALAPGGVMLAGMIGAGSLPRLRSALLAADGERPAARLHPAVDARSGAGLLQRAGFARQVADAWTLRLRYGALDTLVADLRAQGLTSTLADSAPPLTRTGLDRARKAFLADADDDGRVIETLEILTLTGWKD; encoded by the coding sequence ATGACAGATGCCGCCCCGCCAACGATCTTCAGCGCCCGGCGCCGGGCCGCGCGCGCCGCCAGGGCGCAGGTCCTCCAGCAACAAGCAGATGCTGCTCAGTGGCTGGGCGAGGCGATGGTCGAGGACATGCTGGACCGGATCGCCTTCATGCGGCTCGAACCCGCGCGTGTGCTGATATTGGGGGTGGGAAGCACCACACTTGGCCGCGCGCTGGAGCGGGACGGCATCCGCGTGACCGTGGCCGAACCGGAAGCGATCGATCTGGAGCGGCCAATGCCGTTTGGAGACTTCGGCCTGATCGTCAGCTTGGCCGCGCTCGATGTGATCAATGACCTGCCGGGCGCCCTGATCCATCAGCGCGCCGCGCTGGCGCCGGGCGGCGTCATGCTGGCCGGAATGATCGGTGCCGGCAGCCTGCCGAGGCTGCGCTCCGCCCTGCTCGCCGCCGATGGCGAGCGGCCGGCGGCGCGCCTGCACCCCGCGGTCGATGCTCGCTCGGGCGCCGGCCTGCTGCAGCGCGCCGGTTTCGCGCGGCAGGTGGCAGACGCGTGGACCTTGCGCCTGCGGTACGGCGCGCTCGACACGCTGGTCGCCGATCTGCGTGCGCAAGGACTTACCAGCACGCTCGCCGACAGCGCGCCGCCTCTGACCCGCACCGGTCTGGACCGTGCGCGAAAGGCGTTTCTGGCGGACGCCGACGACGACGGCCGGGTGATCGAAACGCTCGAGATTCTGACCCTTACCGGCTGGAAAGACTGA
- a CDS encoding ComF family protein, which yields MSVKAILRDSLAPLVDLIYPPRCPLCGAAIGAQTGLCSDCWSELRIPSEPACATCQRPFGHSAAGSGAVCAVCLVKPPRHDGIAAGTLYGDGSRKLVLAFKHGRRIALAPMLARLIVARLPALEGTWLVAPVPLHRWRLWSRGYNQAALLAREVARLTNQTLALDPLIRTKHTATLGGLGRTARARALRGALTVNPRYAAGLKGAQIILVDDVLTSGATSDACVRALKRAGADKVIVACFARVLDETDGEVPENETPGALTPGAP from the coding sequence ATGAGCGTCAAGGCGATCTTGCGCGACAGCCTCGCGCCGCTGGTCGACCTTATCTACCCGCCGCGCTGCCCTCTATGCGGCGCGGCGATCGGCGCCCAGACGGGCCTGTGCAGCGACTGCTGGAGCGAGTTGCGCATCCCTTCGGAGCCAGCTTGCGCCACCTGCCAGCGCCCGTTCGGCCACTCGGCGGCCGGGAGCGGAGCGGTCTGCGCCGTGTGCCTCGTCAAGCCGCCGCGCCACGACGGGATCGCCGCCGGTACGCTCTATGGCGATGGCTCGCGCAAGCTGGTGCTGGCCTTCAAGCATGGCCGGCGGATCGCGCTCGCGCCGATGCTCGCCCGGCTGATCGTCGCCCGCTTGCCGGCTCTGGAGGGGACGTGGCTGGTGGCCCCGGTGCCGCTCCACCGTTGGCGGCTGTGGTCGCGCGGCTACAACCAGGCCGCTCTTCTGGCGCGGGAGGTGGCCCGGCTGACCAATCAGACGCTGGCCCTCGATCCGCTGATCCGCACGAAGCACACCGCCACGCTTGGCGGGTTGGGGCGCACGGCGCGCGCACGCGCGCTGAGGGGCGCGCTGACCGTCAATCCGCGTTACGCCGCCGGTCTAAAGGGCGCGCAGATTATCCTGGTGGACGACGTGCTGACCAGTGGCGCGACCAGTGATGCCTGTGTCCGGGCGCTGAAACGCGCCGGAGCCGACAAGGTCATCGTTGCGTGCTTTGCTCGCGTGCTGGATGAGACGGATGGAGAGGTGCCGGAAAACGAAACGCCCGGGGCGTTAACCCCGGGCGCACCGTGA
- a CDS encoding TraB/GumN family protein: MNFRTSKATGALAALLLAAGCATTPVPVPASTGPALWAVADADTTIYLFGTVHALPKDVPWMRGKIGPALAASDTLVTEIDLATADTAAMQAFVMKNALLGEKENLRDLLTQAQRARFEAGTAKLGMPVGAFDRFEPWYAALMFALVPLAKAGVVGENGVEQALVAQAGAPRERAALETMDYQLSLFDSLPREAQIDYLMKAVDGSDDIRAMLDAMVAEWLEGDADALARLMNEDMAGDTALMERLLWQRNRAWADWVAKRLDTPGTVFVAVGAGHLAGPRSVQADLAAKGLRVRRVQ; encoded by the coding sequence ATGAACTTCAGAACGAGCAAGGCAACCGGCGCACTGGCCGCACTGCTGCTGGCCGCAGGCTGCGCCACCACGCCCGTGCCTGTCCCGGCCAGCACGGGACCGGCGCTGTGGGCAGTCGCTGACGCGGACACGACGATCTATCTGTTCGGTACCGTGCACGCCCTGCCCAAGGACGTGCCGTGGATGCGCGGCAAGATCGGCCCGGCGCTGGCCGCTTCGGATACGCTGGTGACGGAAATCGATCTTGCGACCGCCGACACCGCCGCGATGCAGGCGTTCGTCATGAAGAACGCGCTGCTCGGCGAGAAGGAGAACCTGCGCGATCTGCTGACCCAGGCCCAGCGCGCGCGCTTCGAGGCGGGAACCGCCAAGCTCGGCATGCCGGTGGGGGCGTTCGACCGGTTCGAACCCTGGTACGCGGCCCTGATGTTCGCGCTGGTCCCGCTGGCGAAGGCCGGAGTGGTGGGCGAAAACGGGGTCGAGCAGGCGCTGGTGGCCCAAGCCGGCGCGCCCCGTGAGCGGGCCGCGCTGGAGACGATGGACTATCAGCTGTCGCTGTTCGACAGCCTGCCGCGCGAGGCGCAAATCGACTATCTGATGAAGGCGGTCGATGGCAGCGACGATATCAGGGCGATGCTCGATGCGATGGTGGCCGAATGGCTGGAAGGCGATGCCGATGCGCTCGCCAGATTGATGAACGAGGACATGGCGGGCGACACGGCGCTGATGGAGCGATTGTTGTGGCAGCGCAATCGCGCTTGGGCGGACTGGGTGGCCAAGCGGCTCGACACGCCGGGCACGGTGTTCGTGGCGGTGGGCGCGGGGCACCTGGCGGGTCCGCGCAGCGTGCAGGCCGATCTCGCGGCCAAGGGCTTGCGGGTAAGGCGCGTGCAGTGA
- a CDS encoding MerR family DNA-binding transcriptional regulator, which translates to MAEPARSAESAHQGAHLERPDHLDREQFSISDLTEEFGCTARALRFYEDEGLIAPRRVGLARIYSTRDRARLAWIMRAKNVGFSLGEIREMIDLYDLGDGRVEQRRVTIEKCREHVAKMKAQRDDIDSAIAELTAFIAHVERVAEER; encoded by the coding sequence ATGGCCGAACCCGCCCGCAGCGCCGAATCCGCTCATCAAGGGGCGCACCTCGAACGGCCCGATCATCTTGATCGAGAGCAGTTCTCCATTTCCGACCTGACGGAGGAATTCGGCTGCACTGCACGGGCGCTGCGGTTCTACGAGGACGAGGGTCTGATCGCGCCGCGCCGTGTCGGTCTGGCGCGGATTTACTCGACGCGTGACCGCGCGCGCTTGGCCTGGATCATGCGGGCCAAGAACGTCGGCTTCAGCCTGGGCGAGATCCGCGAGATGATCGACCTTTACGATCTGGGCGATGGGCGGGTCGAGCAGCGCCGCGTGACGATCGAAAAATGCCGCGAGCACGTCGCCAAGATGAAAGCGCAGCGGGACGATATCGATTCGGCGATTGCCGAGCTGACCGCATTCATCGCGCACGTCGAGCGCGTGGCCGAAGAACGCTAA
- a CDS encoding glycine--tRNA ligase subunit alpha — MTSARDPSRSFQDMILTLHDFWSANGCLILQPYDMRMGAGTFHTATTLRALGPEPWNAAFVQPCRRPTDGRYGENPNRLQHYYQYQVILKPSPPDLQELYLKSLEVIGIDPLKHDIRFVEDDWESPTLGAWGLGWEVWCDGMEVTQFTYFQQMGGFDCKPVAGELTYGLERLAMYIQGVDNVYDLSFNSAGVSYGEVFLENERQMSKWNFEVADTAALFDLFAKAEAECRNALSADVPIAAYEQAVEASHVFNLLQARGVISVQERASYMGRVRDLARSSCEAYAAKMTPEWQNKYPGWTL, encoded by the coding sequence ATGACCTCCGCTCGTGACCCCTCCCGCAGCTTCCAGGACATGATCCTGACGCTCCATGATTTCTGGAGCGCGAACGGCTGCCTGATCCTGCAGCCTTATGACATGCGCATGGGCGCCGGCACGTTCCATACGGCGACCACCCTGCGCGCGCTGGGGCCGGAGCCGTGGAACGCCGCTTTCGTGCAGCCGTGCCGCCGCCCGACCGATGGCCGCTATGGTGAAAACCCCAACCGGCTGCAGCATTACTACCAATACCAGGTGATCCTGAAGCCGAGCCCGCCCGACCTGCAGGAGCTTTATCTCAAGAGCCTGGAAGTGATCGGCATCGATCCGCTGAAGCACGACATCCGCTTCGTGGAGGACGACTGGGAAAGCCCGACGCTCGGCGCCTGGGGGCTGGGCTGGGAAGTGTGGTGCGACGGGATGGAAGTGACCCAGTTCACCTACTTCCAGCAGATGGGCGGCTTTGACTGCAAGCCGGTCGCGGGTGAGCTGACCTACGGCCTCGAACGCCTGGCGATGTACATCCAGGGCGTCGACAACGTGTACGATCTGTCATTCAACTCCGCCGGCGTAAGCTATGGCGAGGTGTTCCTGGAAAACGAGCGGCAGATGTCGAAGTGGAACTTCGAGGTTGCCGATACGGCGGCGCTATTCGACCTGTTCGCCAAGGCCGAGGCGGAGTGCCGCAATGCGCTCAGCGCCGACGTGCCGATCGCGGCCTATGAACAGGCGGTCGAGGCGAGCCACGTGTTCAACCTGCTGCAGGCGCGCGGCGTGATCAGCGTGCAGGAGCGCGCCAGCTACATGGGCCGGGTGCGCGATCTCGCGCGCTCGTCTTGCGAGGCCTATGCCGCCAAGATGACCCCCGAGTGGCAGAACAAGTATCCGGGGTGGACGCTGTGA
- the hisI gene encoding phosphoribosyl-AMP cyclohydrolase has protein sequence MHAQFKPKYDQQGLLTAVVIDAASKAVLMVAFMDAEALAATRATGFAHFHSRSRGRLWKKGESSGNVLRIQRILVDCDQDTLLLECVPAGPACHTGAQSCFFSELDGEVLHPVTT, from the coding sequence ATGCACGCGCAGTTCAAGCCCAAGTACGATCAGCAAGGGCTGCTGACCGCCGTCGTGATCGACGCCGCCAGCAAGGCCGTGCTGATGGTCGCGTTCATGGATGCCGAAGCGCTTGCCGCAACTCGGGCGACCGGGTTCGCGCATTTCCATTCCCGCTCGCGCGGCCGCTTGTGGAAGAAGGGCGAAAGCTCGGGCAATGTCCTGCGCATCCAGCGCATTTTGGTCGATTGCGATCAGGACACTCTGCTGCTCGAGTGTGTTCCGGCGGGACCGGCGTGTCATACCGGCGCGCAAAGCTGCTTCTTCAGTGAACTCGACGGCGAGGTTCTCCATCCCGTCACAACTTGA
- a CDS encoding TraB/GumN family protein — protein sequence MIRWLFASVAALLVASCGQDGARTDLPAPTPALWQVTAPDGSSAGWLFGTIHALPNGAKWRTPAIDRAVVDADVLVVEAKDLEDTGKLSATFTRLSHSADLPPLSERVPASLRANLRKLLTKGGYREADFKAVETWAAAIMLAQLADDSIGENGVDRALLRDFSARSVEELEGVEGQFAIFDRLAEADQRDLLGAVVEEDTMNSDDSARLAKLWLTGDMDAIAREGDEGMLADPELRQALLVDRNRAWADKLLALYAQGKRPLVAVGAAHLAPPGGLPELLAARGYTITRVR from the coding sequence GTGATCCGCTGGCTGTTCGCGTCGGTCGCAGCCCTGCTGGTCGCGTCCTGCGGGCAGGACGGCGCGCGCACCGACCTACCCGCCCCCACGCCCGCGTTGTGGCAAGTCACCGCGCCCGATGGCTCGTCCGCCGGCTGGCTGTTCGGCACGATCCACGCGTTGCCCAACGGGGCCAAGTGGCGCACCCCGGCGATCGACCGGGCGGTAGTCGATGCCGACGTGCTGGTGGTCGAGGCGAAGGACCTGGAGGACACCGGCAAGCTGTCAGCCACCTTCACCCGCCTGTCGCACAGCGCCGATCTGCCGCCGCTATCGGAACGGGTGCCGGCGAGCCTCAGGGCGAACCTGCGCAAGCTGCTGACCAAAGGCGGCTACCGCGAGGCGGACTTCAAGGCGGTCGAGACCTGGGCCGCCGCGATCATGCTGGCGCAGCTGGCGGACGATTCAATCGGCGAGAACGGGGTCGACCGCGCGTTGCTGAGAGACTTCAGCGCCCGCTCGGTCGAGGAGCTTGAAGGCGTCGAGGGCCAGTTCGCGATCTTCGACCGGCTGGCGGAAGCCGACCAGCGCGACCTTCTCGGCGCGGTGGTGGAAGAGGACACGATGAATTCTGACGACAGCGCCCGGCTCGCCAAGCTGTGGCTCACCGGTGACATGGACGCGATCGCGCGTGAGGGTGACGAGGGGATGCTGGCCGATCCGGAACTTCGCCAGGCGCTGTTGGTGGACCGCAACCGCGCCTGGGCCGACAAGCTGCTGGCCCTTTACGCACAGGGCAAGCGGCCGCTGGTGGCAGTCGGCGCGGCGCACCTTGCCCCGCCCGGGGGCCTGCCCGAACTGCTGGCAGCCAGGGGATACACGATCACGCGCGTGCGCTGA